One Elephas maximus indicus isolate mEleMax1 chromosome 18, mEleMax1 primary haplotype, whole genome shotgun sequence genomic region harbors:
- the LOC126061534 gene encoding olfactory receptor 5K1-like yields MFESNHTVTTEFILTGFMGHPDLKILLFVVFFAIYLITMVGNLGLVALIFMEGRLHTPMYIFLGNLALMDSCCSCAITPKMLENFFSEDRMISLYECMAQFYFLCLAETADLCLLAAMAYDRYVAICRPLQYHTMMSKKLCIQMTIGSYIAGNLHSMIHVVLLLRLTFCGSHQINHFFCDILPLYRLSCVNPYINELMVLIFSGLLQTFTITIVLISYLCILFTIFKMKSKEGRGKALFTSASHFLSVSIFYGFLLFMYIRPSSFKEGDKDIPVAIFYTLIIPLLNPFIYSLRNKAIINFMKTIMKRKPHNIVK; encoded by the coding sequence ATGTTCGAAAGCAATCACACAGTGACAACTGAGTTTATTCTCACGGGATTTATGGGTCACCCAGATCTGAAGATCCTTCTGTTTGTGGTATTCTTTGCTATCTATCTGATCACCATGGTGGGGAATCTTGGTTTGGTGGCATTGATTTTCATGGAGGGCCgtctccacacacccatgtacatcTTTCTGGGCAACCTGGCTCTGATGGATTCCTGctgttcctgtgccatcaccCCCAAGATGTTAGAGAACTTCTTTTCTGAGGACAGAATGATTTCCCTCTATGAATGCATGgcacaattttattttctctgccttgctgaaactgcagacctttgtCTCCTGGCAGcaatggcctatgatcgctatgtggcaATATGTCGTCCACTGCAGTACCACACCATGATGTCGAAGAAACTCTGCATTCAGATGACCATAGGGTCCTACATAGCTGGGAACCTGCATTCCATGATTCATGTAGTACTTCTACTAAGGTTAACCTTTTGTGGATCTCATCaaatcaatcactttttttgTGACATTCTTCCATTATACAGACTGTCCTGTGTCAACCCTTATATCAACGAACTGATGGTCCTTATCTTTTCAGGGTTACTTCAAACCTTTACTATTACCATAGTCCTAATTTCTTACCTTTGCATCCTTTTCactattttcaaaatgaaatccaAAGAAGGAAGAGGCAAAGCTTTATTTActtctgcatctcactttctctctgtctcaatattttatggttttcttctctTCATGTACATTCGACCAAGTTCCTTTAAAGAAGGGGATAAAGATATACCAGTTGCTATTTTTTATACTCTAATAATTCCTTTATTAAACCCTTTTATCTATAGTCTAAGAAATAAGGCTATAATAAACTTTATGAAAACAATTATGAAGAGAAAACCTCATAACATTGTGAAATAA